In Bacteroidota bacterium, the following proteins share a genomic window:
- the rsmA gene encoding 16S rRNA (adenine(1518)-N(6)/adenine(1519)-N(6))-dimethyltransferase RsmA produces the protein MNRPKKSLGQNFLTDANVAKKIVRSLNLTTSDRLLEIGPGRGALTALLLAEIPKMAAVEIDDHLAAELRSTYGNALTLYHDDVLELDPRTIAKNMGGAFRVVGNIPYYITSPILFWAIDAAEAICDCTFMMQYEVARRLTARPRSKEYGILSVFAQYYSTPELKFTVAPGSFYPVPDVTSAVVSLDLRKPFFRKAIDDTTFRAVVRGTFSTRRKMLRNGLRALDVPSEFFKQSTANFDRRPEELSVEDFVTLSNEVTAITGKRFSV, from the coding sequence GTGAACCGGCCAAAAAAATCTCTCGGACAGAATTTTCTTACCGACGCCAACGTAGCGAAAAAAATAGTCCGTTCGTTGAACCTTACGACATCGGACCGCCTCCTTGAGATCGGTCCCGGGAGAGGAGCACTGACGGCGCTCTTGCTCGCCGAAATTCCGAAGATGGCGGCCGTGGAGATCGATGATCATCTTGCCGCTGAACTTCGTTCAACATACGGAAATGCGTTAACATTGTATCACGACGATGTCCTTGAACTCGATCCCCGCACCATTGCAAAAAACATGGGGGGAGCGTTCCGCGTCGTGGGGAACATTCCGTATTACATCACCAGCCCGATCCTTTTTTGGGCGATCGATGCTGCGGAAGCGATCTGCGACTGTACGTTCATGATGCAGTATGAAGTGGCCCGGCGGCTGACGGCAAGACCCCGTTCAAAGGAATACGGGATCCTTTCGGTATTTGCGCAGTATTATTCCACACCGGAATTGAAATTCACCGTCGCCCCCGGCTCATTCTATCCGGTGCCGGACGTCACCTCCGCCGTCGTGTCGCTGGATTTGAGGAAGCCGTTTTTCCGAAAAGCGATCGACGATACCACGTTCCGCGCGGTCGTCCGGGGAACGTTCAGCACGCGGCGAAAAATGCTCCGCAACGGACTTCGGGCCCTCGATGTCCCCAGCGAATTTTTTAAGCAATCGACGGCGAATTTCGACCGCCGTCCCGAGGAATTATCGGTCGAGGACTTCGTCACCCTTTCGAACGAAGTAACGGCCATAACCGGCAAACGATTCTCAGTATGA